From a region of the Thiorhodovibrio winogradskyi genome:
- a CDS encoding hydrogenase small subunit, whose protein sequence is MPVSDTFYDQFRRQGISRRNFLHFCGVSAATLGLAPGMAGRIAHALETKPRTPVIWLHGLECTCCSESFIRSAHPLATDVILSMISLDYDDLIMASAGHQAEAILDDIRTRYRGQYILAVEGNAPLAQDGMSCFIAGRPFHEQLTEMAADCAAVVAWGSCASWGCVQAARPNPTQATPVDGIIRDKPVIKVPGCPPIAEVMTGILTYMLTFERLPELDRQGRPTMFYGQRIHDKCYRRPHFDAGQFVERFDDEGARKGYCLYKMGCKGPTTYNACSTVRWNNGVSFPIQSGHGCIGCSEKNFWDKDGFYQHVTDTHVFGVEANADKVGVAAVGAVGAAIGAHAAYSSYRRGKQSVDAPIATRSENQHETIGS, encoded by the coding sequence ATGCCAGTGTCCGATACCTTCTATGACCAGTTCCGCCGCCAAGGCATCAGCCGGCGGAACTTCCTCCACTTCTGCGGCGTCTCGGCGGCCACCCTGGGTCTGGCACCCGGAATGGCCGGGCGCATTGCCCATGCACTGGAGACCAAGCCGCGCACGCCAGTGATCTGGCTGCATGGACTCGAATGCACCTGCTGCTCGGAGTCCTTCATCCGCTCGGCGCATCCGCTGGCCACCGATGTCATTCTGTCGATGATCTCACTCGATTATGACGATCTGATCATGGCCTCGGCCGGGCATCAGGCAGAGGCCATTCTCGATGACATCCGCACCCGCTATCGCGGTCAGTACATTCTGGCGGTCGAAGGCAACGCGCCGCTCGCGCAGGATGGCATGAGCTGTTTCATCGCCGGGCGGCCCTTCCACGAGCAGCTCACCGAGATGGCAGCGGATTGCGCGGCAGTGGTGGCCTGGGGCTCTTGCGCCTCCTGGGGCTGCGTGCAGGCGGCGCGGCCCAATCCGACCCAGGCGACACCGGTGGACGGGATTATCCGCGACAAGCCGGTCATCAAGGTGCCAGGTTGCCCGCCCATCGCCGAGGTGATGACCGGCATCCTCACCTACATGCTCACCTTTGAGCGGCTGCCGGAACTCGACCGCCAGGGCCGGCCGACAATGTTCTACGGCCAGCGTATTCACGACAAGTGCTATCGCCGCCCGCATTTCGATGCCGGGCAGTTCGTCGAGCGCTTCGACGACGAGGGCGCGCGCAAGGGCTACTGTCTGTACAAAATGGGCTGCAAGGGGCCGACCACCTACAACGCCTGCTCGACGGTGCGCTGGAACAACGGCGTGTCCTTCCCGATACAGTCAGGGCACGGCTGCATTGGCTGCTCGGAGAAGAACTTCTGGGACAAGGATGGCTTCTATCAGCATGTGACCGACACCCATGTGTTTGGCGTCGAGGCCAATGCCGACAAGGTTGGCGTCGCAGCGGTCGGCGCGGTGGGCGCGGCAATTGGCGCCCATGCGGCTTACAGCAGTTACCGGCGTGGCAAGCAGAGCGTCGATGCTCCAATCGCGACCCGATCAGAAAACCAGCACGAGACCATCGGGAGCTAA
- a CDS encoding nickel-dependent hydrogenase large subunit, whose translation MTVTTPNGFSLDNSGRRVVVDPVTRIEGHLRVEVNLDESNVIRNAVSTGTMWRGLEVILKGRDPRDAWAFTQRICGVCTGTHALTSVRAVEDALGIDIPENANSIRNLMQLTLQAQDHLVHFYHLHALDWVDLVSALKADPKATSALAQSISPWPLSSPGYFRDIKQRLTRFVESGQLGPFMNGYWGSPAYKLPPEANLMAVAHYLEALDFQKEIVKIHTVYGGKNPHPNWLVGGMPCAINVDDTGAVGAINMERLNLVSSIIDQTITFIDQVYLPDLKVIASFYKDWTYGGGLSSQSLLSYGDIPDHANDDSDDNLLLPRGAIIGGDLNTIHPVDLRDPEQVQEFVDHSWFRYADESKGLHPWDGVTEPNFVLGPNAKGSKTHIEAIDENAKYSWIKAPRWRGHAMEVGPLARWVIGYVQGRPDFKEPVDKLLTDLGLPVTALFSTLGRTAARGLEASWAAHKMRYFQDKLVANIKAGDTATANTDHWEPRSWPKQAKGVGTTEAPRGALGHWVSIEKGKIDNYQAVVPTTWNGSPRDPEGKIGAYEAALLGTPLAKAEEPLEILRTLHSFDPCLACSTHVISPDGAPLTEIRVR comes from the coding sequence ATGACCGTTACGACCCCCAATGGATTTTCGCTCGATAACTCTGGCCGCCGCGTGGTTGTCGACCCAGTCACCCGCATCGAGGGCCATCTGCGCGTCGAGGTCAATCTCGATGAGAGCAATGTGATTCGCAACGCGGTGTCCACAGGCACCATGTGGCGCGGGCTCGAGGTCATTCTCAAGGGCCGTGATCCGCGCGATGCCTGGGCCTTTACCCAGCGCATCTGCGGCGTGTGCACCGGCACCCATGCGCTCACCTCGGTGCGCGCGGTGGAGGATGCACTGGGCATCGACATCCCCGAGAACGCCAATTCCATCCGTAACCTGATGCAACTGACGCTGCAAGCGCAGGACCATCTGGTGCATTTTTACCATCTGCATGCGCTCGACTGGGTGGACCTGGTCTCGGCGCTCAAGGCCGACCCCAAGGCGACCTCAGCGCTTGCCCAATCCATCAGCCCCTGGCCGCTGTCCTCGCCTGGGTATTTCCGCGATATCAAGCAACGTCTGACGCGCTTTGTCGAATCCGGCCAGCTCGGGCCTTTCATGAACGGCTATTGGGGCAGCCCGGCCTATAAGCTGCCGCCCGAGGCCAATCTGATGGCGGTGGCGCATTATTTGGAAGCGCTCGACTTCCAAAAGGAAATCGTCAAGATCCACACCGTCTATGGCGGCAAGAATCCGCACCCCAACTGGCTGGTCGGCGGTATGCCCTGTGCCATCAATGTCGATGACACGGGTGCGGTGGGCGCGATCAACATGGAGCGGCTGAATCTGGTCTCCTCCATCATCGACCAAACCATCACCTTCATCGATCAGGTCTATCTGCCTGATCTCAAAGTCATCGCCTCTTTCTATAAGGACTGGACCTATGGCGGGGGCCTGAGCAGCCAATCCTTGCTGTCCTATGGCGACATCCCGGATCACGCCAATGATGATTCGGACGACAACCTGCTGCTGCCGCGCGGCGCCATTATTGGCGGCGATCTCAATACGATTCATCCGGTCGATCTACGCGATCCCGAGCAGGTTCAGGAATTCGTCGATCATTCCTGGTTCCGCTATGCCGATGAGTCCAAGGGGCTGCATCCCTGGGATGGGGTGACCGAGCCGAACTTCGTGCTCGGCCCCAATGCCAAGGGTAGCAAAACCCATATCGAAGCCATCGACGAGAACGCCAAATACTCCTGGATCAAAGCGCCGCGCTGGCGTGGTCACGCGATGGAAGTCGGCCCCCTGGCGCGCTGGGTGATCGGCTACGTCCAGGGCCGCCCGGACTTCAAGGAGCCGGTCGACAAGCTGCTGACCGATCTTGGCCTGCCCGTCACGGCACTCTTCTCCACCCTGGGGCGCACCGCCGCGCGCGGGCTCGAGGCCTCCTGGGCGGCGCACAAGATGCGCTATTTCCAGGACAAATTGGTCGCCAACATCAAGGCTGGCGACACCGCCACCGCCAACACCGACCACTGGGAGCCGCGCTCCTGGCCCAAGCAGGCCAAAGGTGTCGGTACCACCGAGGCGCCACGCGGCGCGCTCGGTCACTGGGTGAGCATCGAGAAAGGCAAGATCGACAACTACCAGGCCGTGGTGCCCACCACTTGGAACGGCTCGCCGCGCGACCCCGAGGGCAAAATCGGCGCTTACGAGGCCGCACTGCTCGGCACGCCGCTGGCCAAGGCCGAGGAGCCGCTGGAGATTCTGCGCACCCTGCACAGCTTCGACCCCTGCCTGGCCTGTTCCACCCATGTCATCAGCCCGGACGGCGCGCCGCTAACCGAGATCCGTGTACGCTGA
- the cybH gene encoding Ni/Fe-hydrogenase, b-type cytochrome subunit, protein MSESMIEPWRARRRGGIPVTRRTAVYVYQAPLRVWHWINALSITVLAITGWLIANPPPTLAGEASDHFQMGYIRFFHFAAAYVFAVGFLFRLYWAFVGNSYARQLFTLPFWRRAFWSELWHEIRWYAFLEPEPRKYYGHNPLAHLFMVVIITVGGLVMIFTGFALYSEQSGLGGWQDQLFGWVLPLVGQSQDVRMWHHWGMWVIVVFVMLHVYSAVREDVMSRQSLISTMISGWRMFKDDRP, encoded by the coding sequence ATGAGCGAATCCATGATCGAGCCTTGGCGGGCACGCCGCCGCGGCGGTATCCCGGTGACCCGCCGCACCGCCGTTTATGTTTACCAGGCACCCTTGCGCGTCTGGCATTGGATCAATGCCCTATCCATCACGGTGCTGGCGATCACCGGCTGGCTGATCGCCAATCCACCGCCGACACTCGCTGGCGAGGCCAGCGACCATTTCCAAATGGGGTATATTCGCTTCTTTCATTTCGCCGCGGCCTACGTCTTTGCCGTCGGCTTTTTGTTCCGGCTCTACTGGGCCTTCGTCGGCAACAGCTATGCACGCCAGCTTTTCACCCTGCCGTTCTGGCGACGTGCGTTCTGGTCCGAGCTGTGGCACGAAATCCGCTGGTATGCCTTTCTGGAGCCCGAGCCACGCAAATACTATGGCCATAACCCGCTCGCGCATTTATTCATGGTGGTCATCATCACCGTCGGCGGCCTGGTAATGATCTTCACCGGCTTCGCGCTCTACTCCGAACAAAGCGGGCTTGGCGGTTGGCAGGATCAACTCTTCGGCTGGGTGCTCCCGCTGGTCGGACAGAGCCAAGATGTGCGCATGTGGCACCACTGGGGCATGTGGGTGATTGTTGTCTTCGTGATGCTGCATGTCTACAGCGCCGTGCGCGAGGATGTGATGTCGCGCCAGAGCCTGATCTCCACCATGATCAGCGGCTGGCGCATGTTCAAGGATGATCGGCCATGA
- a CDS encoding HyaD/HybD family hydrogenase maturation endopeptidase has translation MTTSAITSGRDQVLILGIGNLLWADEGFGVRCIEALSARHAFDARVRLLDGGTQGIYLVNQLEGVGHLIIFDAIDYDLPPGTLNVMRDGDVPRFLGAKKMSLHQVGFQNVLAMAELLGQLPPKLLLIGVQPERLEDYGGSLSPSVKAMIEPALSEALIYLHAQGIRPVTTATQTEAGHLAHATRNTTRMRDGAHPHPALALSDYENGRPSPTQAWRQGDPRFLPVGP, from the coding sequence ATGACGACGAGCGCCATCACCTCGGGCAGGGACCAGGTCCTGATCCTCGGCATCGGCAATCTGCTGTGGGCCGATGAGGGCTTTGGCGTGCGCTGCATCGAGGCCTTGAGCGCCCGCCATGCCTTCGATGCGCGCGTGCGGCTGCTCGATGGCGGCACCCAGGGCATTTATCTGGTCAACCAACTCGAGGGCGTCGGGCATTTGATCATCTTCGATGCCATCGACTACGACCTGCCGCCAGGGACGCTCAACGTCATGCGCGATGGGGACGTACCCCGCTTTCTCGGCGCCAAGAAAATGAGCCTGCACCAGGTCGGCTTCCAGAACGTGCTGGCCATGGCCGAACTGCTCGGCCAGCTGCCACCCAAGCTGCTGCTGATCGGCGTGCAACCCGAGCGGCTGGAAGACTATGGCGGCAGCCTCAGCCCGAGCGTCAAGGCCATGATCGAGCCGGCCCTGAGCGAGGCGCTGATCTATCTGCATGCCCAGGGAATTCGGCCTGTCACCACGGCCACCCAAACCGAGGCCGGTCACCTGGCCCATGCAACGCGCAACACCACGCGCATGCGAGATGGCGCCCATCCGCATCCGGCGCTGGCCTTGTCCGACTACGAGAACGGTCGCCCCTCGCCTACCCAGGCCTGGCGCCAAGGCGATCCACGCTTCCTGCCTGTCGGCCCATGA
- a CDS encoding hydrogenase expression/formation C-terminal domain-containing protein, whose translation MTTTTTHIAMSTAPKTQPALDIADCPPAIDVLEQLRVGLARSIAGRRAQPLSIASLSADAHALVIEALGDGEIRAELDATEAHPRALLTETSLTGVWRWRLFDPAGGLLADVLEPGDCPTPMYERPFQAARNRIDWPRDSSEDSMDAVAVLAELDTYLDLQPDSDAGIQANTRRLDINGAKDLSHSVNLSMLPQNPAAMALIERCLGQGPARMINLGYGRCQIEATSVRPIWRLRHFNSSGRLLLDSIEISPIPSVVLATTQDLTDSHERLGQLLAAIGDHGPSNFPKGQPRTALGCD comes from the coding sequence ATGACAACCACCACCACCCATATCGCCATGAGCACAGCCCCTAAAACTCAGCCCGCCTTGGACATCGCCGACTGCCCGCCAGCGATTGATGTCCTGGAACAACTGCGCGTCGGACTCGCACGCAGCATCGCCGGACGGCGCGCCCAGCCCCTGTCCATCGCATCCCTGAGTGCCGATGCCCACGCCCTGGTTATCGAAGCCTTGGGCGATGGCGAAATCCGTGCCGAACTCGACGCCACCGAGGCTCATCCGCGCGCCCTGCTCACGGAAACCAGCCTGACCGGTGTCTGGCGCTGGCGGCTGTTCGATCCGGCCGGCGGCTTGCTCGCGGATGTACTGGAGCCGGGCGATTGCCCCACACCCATGTACGAGCGCCCCTTTCAGGCCGCCAGAAACCGCATCGACTGGCCGCGAGACTCTTCAGAGGACAGCATGGACGCAGTCGCGGTGCTGGCCGAACTCGACACCTATCTTGACCTGCAGCCGGACAGCGATGCCGGCATCCAGGCCAACACCAGGAGGCTCGACATCAATGGCGCCAAAGACCTCTCCCACAGCGTCAATCTGAGCATGCTCCCCCAGAACCCGGCGGCCATGGCGTTGATCGAGCGCTGTCTCGGGCAAGGCCCGGCGCGGATGATCAACCTCGGTTATGGCCGCTGCCAGATCGAGGCCACCTCGGTGCGCCCAATTTGGCGGCTGCGTCATTTCAACAGCAGCGGACGCTTACTGCTTGATAGCATCGAAATCAGCCCAATACCCTCAGTCGTGCTGGCAACCACCCAGGACCTGACTGACAGCCATGAGAGGCTCGGCCAGTTGCTCGCCGCCATCGGTGACCATGGCCCGAGCAATTTCCCCAAAGGACAACCAAGGACTGCTCTCGGATGTGATTGA
- a CDS encoding diguanylate cyclase domain-containing protein, which produces MLATGFAIVFLLLMIEVALSLSQMHSMQSRLAQVVEEYSVRAALAQDMQRSSRERAIVLHAMLSSEDPFERDELLVQLRNLGSEFLTARDRIEAMALSEDERKLLRQQGELSRTAGALQYQVIDLLAEERIQEAKAILLRQAIPAQERALAVIQDLAALQQAHNRDALTATSEEFRRADRLLLILGGVTLLLSALVAGFVLHRTDAMLAALKRSNAELLDARERLEERVAERTADLRRANAKLQTEIQERRRAQRELAFIATHDDLTKLPNRALFKEHLEQGQARARRAETRLALLFIDLDGFKAINDSLGHEAGDQVLREVARRLKSRVREQDLVARLGGDEFALLLEQVHQPEDAAKVADKVIDSLSRPIAVAGDMHRIGASIGIAFYPEDARDPDGLVRLADNAMYAAKGSGKGHYRFHRAPRLTAGIDLMPFQW; this is translated from the coding sequence ATGCTGGCAACGGGCTTCGCGATTGTGTTTTTACTGCTGATGATCGAAGTGGCGCTGAGTCTTTCGCAAATGCACAGCATGCAGTCGCGCTTGGCCCAGGTGGTGGAAGAGTACAGTGTTCGCGCGGCCCTAGCGCAGGACATGCAGCGCAGCTCGCGCGAGCGTGCCATTGTCCTCCATGCCATGCTCTCCAGCGAGGATCCCTTTGAGCGCGATGAGCTCCTGGTGCAATTGCGCAACCTTGGTTCTGAGTTCCTGACAGCGCGTGACCGGATCGAGGCCATGGCGCTGAGCGAGGACGAACGCAAACTGCTGCGACAACAAGGCGAGCTCTCGCGCACCGCCGGCGCCCTGCAATACCAGGTCATCGACCTGCTTGCCGAGGAACGCATCCAGGAGGCCAAGGCCATTCTGCTGCGTCAGGCCATTCCCGCCCAGGAACGCGCGCTGGCCGTGATCCAAGATCTCGCCGCGCTGCAACAGGCGCACAATCGCGACGCCCTGACGGCGACCTCCGAAGAATTCCGCCGTGCCGACCGTCTACTGCTGATACTGGGCGGCGTGACCCTGTTGCTCAGCGCCTTGGTCGCGGGTTTCGTTTTGCATCGAACCGACGCCATGCTGGCCGCGCTCAAGCGTTCCAATGCTGAGTTACTGGATGCGAGGGAGCGTCTCGAAGAGCGCGTGGCCGAGCGCACCGCCGATCTGCGACGCGCCAACGCCAAGCTCCAAACCGAGATTCAGGAGCGCCGGCGCGCGCAGCGCGAACTGGCTTTCATCGCCACCCATGATGACCTCACCAAACTGCCCAACCGCGCACTCTTTAAAGAACACCTGGAACAGGGCCAGGCGCGCGCGCGACGCGCCGAGACGCGCCTGGCGCTCCTGTTTATCGATCTTGATGGATTCAAGGCCATCAACGACAGCCTGGGTCACGAGGCTGGTGACCAGGTGCTGCGCGAAGTCGCCCGCCGGCTAAAATCCCGGGTTCGGGAGCAAGACCTGGTCGCGCGTCTAGGCGGCGACGAATTCGCCCTGCTTCTGGAACAGGTCCATCAGCCCGAGGACGCGGCCAAGGTGGCGGACAAGGTCATCGACAGCCTCTCCCGTCCCATCGCCGTCGCCGGAGACATGCACCGGATCGGCGCCAGCATCGGCATCGCCTTCTATCCCGAGGATGCCAGGGATCCGGACGGACTGGTCCGTCTCGCCGACAACGCCATGTACGCGGCCAAAGGCTCGGGCAAGGGCCACTACAGATTTCATCGGGCACCTCGATTAACAGCTGGGATCGACCTCATGCCTTTTCAGTGGTAA
- a CDS encoding DUF4214 domain-containing protein → MNISDLTTLYSNANWIDALISADSGRVDLNPLAVSRSDNTVSYTFEVSATAGLEREVTADTTYPFNSVQRAAAREIMDHAAAVTGINFVESASGSADILFGYCDIWGAASTSGKASRNDYWRYAPDSGRITSYTTDRGVFLDNNEWAFQNANPVKGTQGYETLLHEIGHALGLQHPFEAPFKLPTSADNTDNSVMSYTDGSGGFKSTFQEYDISALVYLYGIDGLAGDYGVDGAVKYYSGTSHDESFSGGWESAAWDGQGGNDSLTLLGSTASYTYEASGDWLTATSNGVSQFIHNTIETIGFDDGSYSYSGLRALALGDGSLPGASETQWGIAGIENRFTGSAGDDTIIGAELLDAITYWGERSRFIVTRVEEDIFQLIDGSGSYGTDRLEGIERVIFSDGAVALDVDIGETAGQAYRIYKAAFDRSPDIGGLSYWIGVMDNGTLITEVARNFLESLEFRSLYGANLTNTDYIEALYSNVLDRQYDQGGFDFWVASLDAGSLGRADVLAGFAESSENQLNVIGAIEHGIDYLT, encoded by the coding sequence ATGAATATCTCGGATTTAACCACGCTCTACTCGAATGCCAATTGGATCGATGCATTGATCAGTGCCGACAGTGGGCGGGTGGATCTCAACCCGCTGGCCGTCAGTCGTTCCGACAATACCGTCAGTTACACCTTCGAGGTTTCCGCCACCGCAGGTTTGGAACGGGAAGTCACCGCTGATACCACCTACCCGTTCAACAGCGTTCAGCGCGCTGCGGCTCGGGAGATCATGGACCATGCGGCCGCGGTGACTGGCATCAACTTCGTGGAGAGCGCCTCGGGCAGCGCCGATATCCTGTTCGGCTATTGCGACATCTGGGGCGCCGCCAGTACCTCCGGAAAAGCCTCGCGCAACGACTATTGGAGGTATGCGCCGGATTCGGGAAGAATTACGTCGTACACGACGGATCGCGGTGTTTTTCTCGATAACAATGAATGGGCGTTCCAGAATGCAAACCCGGTCAAGGGGACGCAAGGGTACGAGACGCTACTCCACGAGATTGGCCATGCCTTGGGGTTGCAGCACCCGTTTGAAGCTCCCTTTAAGCTGCCCACTTCCGCGGATAACACGGACAACAGTGTCATGTCCTATACCGATGGCAGCGGCGGATTTAAGAGTACCTTTCAAGAGTATGATATCTCGGCCCTGGTCTATCTCTATGGTATCGATGGGCTGGCTGGCGATTATGGAGTGGATGGGGCGGTCAAGTACTACTCCGGAACCTCCCACGACGAGTCATTCAGCGGGGGATGGGAAAGCGCGGCATGGGATGGACAAGGCGGGAATGATTCCCTGACCCTTTTGGGGAGCACTGCCTCCTATACCTACGAAGCGAGCGGCGATTGGCTCACGGCGACAAGCAACGGCGTCTCGCAGTTTATCCACAATACCATTGAAACGATTGGCTTCGATGACGGCAGTTATAGTTACTCCGGGCTGCGCGCACTTGCCTTGGGTGACGGGAGCTTGCCTGGCGCGTCCGAGACGCAGTGGGGCATCGCCGGTATTGAGAATCGCTTCACGGGCAGCGCCGGGGACGACACCATTATTGGAGCGGAACTGCTAGATGCTATCACCTACTGGGGCGAGCGGTCGCGTTTTATCGTTACTCGGGTCGAGGAGGACATTTTTCAGCTGATCGATGGGAGCGGAAGCTATGGAACTGATCGCCTGGAGGGGATTGAGCGGGTCATTTTCAGCGACGGCGCGGTGGCTCTGGACGTCGATATAGGAGAGACGGCAGGGCAGGCCTACCGGATCTACAAGGCGGCCTTTGATCGTTCCCCTGATATTGGAGGGCTTTCCTACTGGATCGGGGTCATGGACAATGGCACCTTGATCACCGAGGTAGCGCGGAATTTTCTGGAGAGCTTGGAATTCCGCTCCCTCTATGGAGCTAATCTTACCAATACGGATTACATTGAGGCACTCTACAGCAACGTGCTCGACCGACAGTATGACCAAGGTGGATTCGACTTTTGGGTTGCTAGCCTCGATGCAGGTAGCCTGGGTCGTGCTGATGTATTGGCTGGTTTTGCCGAGAGCAGCGAAAACCAGTTGAACGTCATAGGCGCGATAGAGCATGGGATCGATTATTTGACCTAA